The DNA window GGTCGATCGGATCGCGACCCATCTCTACGATGTCGAACCGGTGGCGGACAGCCGGGAGTTCCGGACGATCACCGGCAGGTACCGGGGCATCGAGGTCAGCGCCATGTCCACCGGTGTCGGGTGCCCGTCCGCCTCCATCGCCGCCGAGGAGCTGGTGAACGCCGGTGCCACCCACCTGATCAGGGTGGGCAGCACCGCAGGTATCCAGCCCGGAATCAGGACGGGAGACATCGTCATCAACACCGGGGTGCTCCGCAACGACGGCACCTCTCGAGCCTACGTACCGGACACCTATCCGGCCATCGCCGACCACTTCCTGGTGCACGCTCTCATCGGGGCGGCGCAAGAGCGGCGGCGGGAGGCGGGTTTCGGGTTGCACATCGGCCTCGGCGCCTGCGACGACGCCTTCTACGCGGAGACGCCCGAGTGGATCGAGCGCCATGCGAGGCTCGGTCTGCTGAACATCGAGATGGAGAGCTCCGCCATCCTCACGGTGGCCCAGCTCCGCGGGGTCCATGCGGCGATGGTGTGCGGCGTGTCCGGGAGCCTGGTGGAGGCCGACTTCGACTACGACCGGGGGGAACACGGCAACCAGCGTCTCGTGGAGGCCTGGGAGAACGCTATCGCGATCGCGCTGGAGGCGATCGTCAGGCACGACACGGAGCATTCCGCTCCCTAGGCGGGCGTGAGGTTGAGCGACCGAACGGCCTCCCCCGAGCTGGACCGCTTGATCGCGGGGATGCCAAAGGCCGAGCTGCACATCCACCTCGAGGGGTCCGTCCAACCGGCCACGGCTGTCGAGTTGGCCCGGCGCCACGACCTCGTCCACACCCTGCCCACCACCGATCCGGACCGGCTTGCCGACTGGTTCGAGTTCACGGACTTCGCGGACTTCATCCGGGTGATCACGGCCGTCCAGAACCTGATCAGGACGCCCGATGACTTCGCGCTGGTCGCCTACCAGGCGGGCGCCGCCATGGCGGAACAGAACATCCGCTACAGCGAGCTGACGGTCTCCCCCTACAACCACACGCACATCTTCGACAAGGGATTGACAATCGACGCGATCCTCACCGGCCTGGAAGAGGGGCGGAGCAGAGCCAGGGCGGACTTCGGAGTCGAGATGCGTTGGGTGTTCGACATCGCCCGGAACTTCTGTTTCTCCGGCCCGGGAGGCGTCTACGACCCCCATCCGGCCGACACCACGCTCCGTTACGCACTCCAGGGCCAGGAGAACGGTGTGGTGGCCCTGGGAATCGGAGGCAACGAAGAGGGGCGCCCGCCGGAACCCTTCGCGCATGCCTTCCGCGAGGCCGGACGGCAGGGCCTCGGGAGGGTCCCGCACGCCGGAGAGTCGCTGGCGCCCTGGGCTGCCGGTCACGTTCGTGGATCGATCGAAGCGCTCGGCGCGGATCGCATCGGTCACGGCATCGGGGTGATCAAGGACCCCCACCTCCTCGCCATGTTGCTGGACCGCGCCATACCTCTCGAGGTATGTCCCACCAGCAACCTGAGAACCCGGGTCTGCGAGCGTCTCGCTCTCCACCCCTTCCCGCACCTCGACGGGATGGGCTTGACGGTCACGCTCAACAGCGACGACCCGCCTATGTTCGGGAACACCCTGAACGACGAGTACCGGCTGCTGTCCACCGGATTCGGCTACGGACCGGCGGACCTGGCCCGGATCGCTCGCAACGCCTTCACGGCCGCCCTGTGCGAGCCCGCTCTACGCCGGTCGTTTCTCGATGAGTTCGACGCGTGGACCCGCACGCACGGCTTGGAGGCAACCTCCAAGCGCTGACGATGCTCCGCGTGACCCCTCTCAGGACACGCGGTCGTTGAGGAGACGGGAGGTGTCCCGGGCTATCAGGGACTCCTCGTCGGTGGGGATCACCCATATGTCAAGGGATCCGGTGTCGGCGGAGATACGCCTCTCCCCCTCGCCACGGTTGCGGGCGGGATCCACGACCAGGCCCAGCGTCTCCACACCGCTCAGGATGCGACTACGGACCTCATGGCTGTTCTCCCCGATGCCGCCGGAGAAGACCACCCCGTCGCATGGCGCGACCTGTACCAGGAAGGCGCCCAGATACCGGCGGACCCGGTGGGCGAAGGCCTCCACGGCCAGGGCGGCGGCTCGATCGCCGGCACGGGCGCGGTGGGCAACCCGGCGGAAGTCGGACGATATCCTGCTCAGGCCGAGCAAGCCCCCCTCTGTCTGCAGACCTCGCCGGACTTCGGAGACGGGCAACCCCGCCTCCAGTAGGTGGAACACCACCGCCGGATCGATGTCGCCGCTCCGAGTGCCCATCACCAATCCCTCCAAAGGCGTCATGCCCATGGAAGTGTCCACCGCCTTCCCGTCCCGGATCGCGCATGACGAGGCGCCGGCGCCGAGATGGAGGGTCACCAGGTTGGGCCGGGGGTTCTCCAGCAACCGGGCGGCTCGCTCCGCCAGGTACCGGTGGCTGATGCCGTGGAACCCGTACCGCCTCACCCCGAAGTCCCGCCACCAACGCTCGGGGACCGCGTACCGGTAGGCGTGCGGGGGAAGCGTGGAGAAGAAGGCGGTGTCGAACACGGCCACCCCCAGGGCTCCCGGCAGGAGCTCGCGGGCGGCCCGGACACCCGCCAGGTTGGCCGGGTTGTGGAGCGGGGCCAATGCGCCCAGGGACTCGACCTCCTCGATGACCGCGCGGTCGATCACCACGGACTCGGAGAAACGGTCACCTCCATGCACAACCCGGTGGCCCACCCCGACGATCTCGGACGGGTCGCCGATCGGCGGTGGTGACCCCCACCCGGCCAGGGCCTTGACGATCGCGGCTACCCCCTGCCGGTAGTCCCCGACCTCTATCTCTGCTTCGAACTCCTGGTCGCCTGCGGCGTGGAGGTGTCTCGGCCGTTCCCCTCCTATACCGTCGATGATCCCGCCCGCGAGCAGGTTCTCCGCCCCCGGCCCGTACAGCTTGTACTTGATCGACGAGCTGCCGCAGTTGATGACCAGTACGAGCACCTGATCCCTTTGCGGGTGCTCCGGGGCTAC is part of the bacterium genome and encodes:
- a CDS encoding acetate/propionate family kinase, translating into MLVLVINCGSSSIKYKLYGPGAENLLAGGIIDGIGGERPRHLHAAGDQEFEAEIEVGDYRQGVAAIVKALAGWGSPPPIGDPSEIVGVGHRVVHGGDRFSESVVIDRAVIEEVESLGALAPLHNPANLAGVRAARELLPGALGVAVFDTAFFSTLPPHAYRYAVPERWWRDFGVRRYGFHGISHRYLAERAARLLENPRPNLVTLHLGAGASSCAIRDGKAVDTSMGMTPLEGLVMGTRSGDIDPAVVFHLLEAGLPVSEVRRGLQTEGGLLGLSRISSDFRRVAHRARAGDRAAALAVEAFAHRVRRYLGAFLVQVAPCDGVVFSGGIGENSHEVRSRILSGVETLGLVVDPARNRGEGERRISADTGSLDIWVIPTDEESLIARDTSRLLNDRVS
- the add gene encoding adenosine deaminase; protein product: MSDRTASPELDRLIAGMPKAELHIHLEGSVQPATAVELARRHDLVHTLPTTDPDRLADWFEFTDFADFIRVITAVQNLIRTPDDFALVAYQAGAAMAEQNIRYSELTVSPYNHTHIFDKGLTIDAILTGLEEGRSRARADFGVEMRWVFDIARNFCFSGPGGVYDPHPADTTLRYALQGQENGVVALGIGGNEEGRPPEPFAHAFREAGRQGLGRVPHAGESLAPWAAGHVRGSIEALGADRIGHGIGVIKDPHLLAMLLDRAIPLEVCPTSNLRTRVCERLALHPFPHLDGMGLTVTLNSDDPPMFGNTLNDEYRLLSTGFGYGPADLARIARNAFTAALCEPALRRSFLDEFDAWTRTHGLEATSKR
- a CDS encoding nucleoside phosphorylase codes for the protein MGTFDKSAIDKDARQYATRIRRGDVGRYVLLPGDPARVDRIATHLYDVEPVADSREFRTITGRYRGIEVSAMSTGVGCPSASIAAEELVNAGATHLIRVGSTAGIQPGIRTGDIVINTGVLRNDGTSRAYVPDTYPAIADHFLVHALIGAAQERRREAGFGLHIGLGACDDAFYAETPEWIERHARLGLLNIEMESSAILTVAQLRGVHAAMVCGVSGSLVEADFDYDRGEHGNQRLVEAWENAIAIALEAIVRHDTEHSAP